A single window of Terriglobia bacterium DNA harbors:
- a CDS encoding PilZ domain-containing protein, translated as MVKRKQSVQEGEAKRGRDRRTAPRQPPSVIPSLQSVELTNGNAVNLVNISRGGALVETEARMIPGVSICIRLVAADAVFMLRGRVLRSRALSLRGSTILYESAIAFNEELPLLAGEFDEPAVEKEPAAAFPAVEEAAASQPDSQPGTAVEERPIMFTLTVPIPPTGPDLRQIFGLNKW; from the coding sequence ATGGTGAAACGCAAACAATCGGTGCAGGAGGGGGAGGCAAAAAGAGGGAGAGACCGCAGAACGGCGCCCCGGCAGCCGCCTTCGGTGATTCCGTCCCTCCAGAGTGTCGAGTTGACTAACGGCAACGCGGTGAACCTGGTCAATATTTCCCGCGGCGGCGCACTCGTTGAAACGGAAGCACGCATGATACCAGGAGTATCGATCTGCATCCGGTTGGTTGCGGCCGATGCTGTTTTCATGCTTCGAGGCAGGGTCCTGCGGTCGCGCGCCCTGTCGTTGCGAGGGTCCACCATCCTCTATGAGTCTGCCATCGCGTTTAATGAGGAATTGCCGTTACTTGCGGGTGAATTTGACGAGCCCGCGGTGGAGAAGGAGCCCGCGGCTGCATTTCCTGCGGTGGAAGAAGCCGCTGCGAGCCAACCAGACAGTCAGCCAGGGACGGCTGTGGAAGAACGGCCGATCATGTTCACGCTGACCGTTCCTATCCCGCCGACGGGTCCCGACCTTCGTCAAATATTTGGGCTCAACAAGTGGTGA
- a CDS encoding beta-lactamase family protein, with translation MTNRARILCVLAVILLLPVSIVHAQTGVNLLGDSAAARVDKIFERYSRQDCPGCSLGIEQDGKVVYTRGYGMANLEYSVPITPATIFEAGSVSKQFTTGAIQILARRGKLSLDDDIRKYLPEVPDFGSKITIRHLLSHTSGLRDQWELFTVMGRPPGSAVHTLDEILDLVSRQKELNFPPGTQYLYSNTGFALLAWIVRRASGVSLAEFDSREIFQPLGMTSTQWRDDHTRIVKGRATAYSTGAQGEYHSNMPFTNVYGNGGLLTTAGDLLIWNRNFENPRVIGRESLDEMQIRTRLNDGSSIIYGLGLQVAEYKGVREISHSGSTAGYRAFLARYPDQHLSIALLCNLANVNAGALAHQVAEVFLEGKIKDRAKPVRVEVPAEQIQRAAGLYRNLLTDAVLRLTVQDGKLMLGMGQGNELVPVGENRFEASGGAQYLFVPGQPIRLEVVTAGERPAIYHVVPAVTPSAQQLAEYAGNYYSEELEVSYNFSVRDGRLFLKRRLMPEVAVTATYADAFNEGGRSIRFTRNRAGEVDGLSLSSGRVLHLRFIRRPNLPPR, from the coding sequence GTGACCAACCGCGCTCGAATCTTGTGTGTCCTTGCTGTGATCCTGCTGCTTCCGGTTTCGATTGTCCACGCCCAAACCGGCGTCAATCTTCTGGGGGACAGTGCCGCAGCGCGGGTGGACAAGATTTTCGAACGTTACAGCAGGCAGGATTGCCCCGGGTGTTCCCTCGGAATCGAGCAGGACGGCAAGGTGGTCTACACCCGAGGGTACGGCATGGCCAACCTCGAATACTCGGTGCCGATCACTCCCGCCACCATCTTCGAGGCGGGCTCGGTCTCGAAGCAGTTCACGACCGGGGCGATACAGATCCTGGCCCGGCGGGGGAAGCTTTCGCTCGATGATGATATCCGGAAATATCTTCCGGAGGTCCCCGATTTCGGGTCGAAGATCACCATACGCCATCTGCTGAGTCACACGAGCGGATTGCGAGACCAGTGGGAGCTGTTCACCGTGATGGGGCGGCCGCCGGGCAGCGCCGTTCACACCCTCGACGAAATTCTCGATCTCGTGAGCCGGCAAAAAGAGCTGAACTTCCCTCCAGGCACGCAGTATCTATATAGCAACACAGGGTTTGCGCTGCTGGCCTGGATTGTCCGGCGAGCAAGCGGCGTCTCGCTTGCCGAATTCGACTCGAGGGAGATTTTTCAGCCGTTGGGAATGACAAGCACACAGTGGCGCGACGACCACACGCGCATTGTGAAAGGACGCGCCACAGCTTACAGCACCGGTGCACAGGGGGAGTACCACTCCAACATGCCCTTTACCAACGTTTATGGCAACGGCGGGCTGCTCACTACCGCGGGCGACCTGTTGATCTGGAACCGGAACTTCGAAAATCCGCGTGTGATTGGCCGGGAATCCCTCGACGAGATGCAGATACGCACCAGGCTGAATGACGGAAGCTCGATTATTTATGGCCTCGGCCTCCAAGTTGCCGAGTACAAAGGAGTGCGCGAAATCAGCCATAGCGGTTCCACCGCCGGCTATCGCGCGTTTCTGGCCCGCTACCCCGATCAGCACCTTTCAATTGCGCTTCTGTGCAACCTGGCCAACGTCAATGCGGGCGCGCTGGCGCACCAGGTGGCAGAGGTATTCCTGGAGGGCAAGATCAAAGACCGCGCAAAGCCTGTGCGTGTTGAGGTCCCGGCGGAGCAGATTCAGCGCGCCGCAGGGCTTTACCGCAACTTGCTGACGGATGCGGTGCTGCGCCTGACCGTGCAGGACGGAAAGCTGATGCTCGGGATGGGACAAGGGAACGAACTGGTGCCGGTCGGTGAGAACCGGTTTGAGGCGTCCGGCGGCGCGCAGTACCTCTTCGTGCCCGGGCAACCGATTCGGCTCGAAGTAGTTACGGCTGGGGAGCGGCCGGCAATCTACCATGTCGTACCGGCCGTTACCCCTTCGGCGCAGCAGTTGGCCGAATATGCCGGAAACTACTACAGCGAAGAACTTGAGGTGTCCTATAACTTCAGCGTGCGCGACGGCAGGCTTTTTCTCAAGCGGCGGCTGATGCCTGAAGTGGCGGTCACTGCAACCTATGCCGATGCCTTCAACGAAGGCGGGAGGAGCATCCGCTTCACCAGGAATCGGGCGGGAGAGGTCGACGGTCTCAGTCTCTCCAGCGGCCGCGTGCTCCACTTGCGGTTTATCCGGCGGCCGAATTTGCCGCCGCGATAA
- a CDS encoding ABC transporter permease, with translation MKDLIQDLRYGWRQLWQSPGLTLAAVLCIALGIGANSATFSIANAVLWRKPMVGEPDRLVRIFVTWSSGLKYGSFSYPDYVDVRDRNDVFTGLVANSIMPFHLTAGDRNERIWGAVVSGNYFSELGLEPILGRAFLPEEDGMPGGRPVAVISDGLWQRRFGADRAVIGRTVLLNARPYTIIGVAPRGFYGTNTGLGQEIWVPITMVGQMGDERRALTSRGNRWIQSIIGRLKPGITIEQASASVNSLMVHLSEEYPNTNKGTSAQLLWDADASLHPEVRDGFVRFMRLMFGVVGVILLLSCTNVAGLLLARSASRRKEIGIRMALGANRLRLIRQLLSESVLLSLLAGGVGLLLGVWLIGLVRSFSPPSDLPIRLDIGLDGSVLAFTFVVTVVTGVLFGSTPALSTTKTDLVTVLKEGSPVQLAGASRLRRILVAGQVALSLALLIAASLVVRSLQNARNLDPGFNPEHQVVAALDLGLQQYDEAKGRQFIRSLRDRLRSLPGVEAVGFADNLPLSLSSSQTGARPEGYTPPPSANDPLIDYATVDYGYFAAMGIPVLRGRGFSETDNVSAPPVIVINETFAQRFWPGQDPIGKHVRTGRKDQLVIGVVKNGKYFSLGEEPKAFLYLPLEQNHRASVFLHVRTAVDPDGFLQTVRKEVQSLDDKLPLADLKTMHAAMGFALLPARMAAGVVSAFAFLALFLAAVGLYGVMAYSVSQSIRDIGIRMALGAQAGDVLKLILGGGMTLTSIGLGIGLVVGFFLTGLMKGLLYGISPTDPLSYGSAIAVLAMVALLAVLLPARRATRVDPMVALREY, from the coding sequence ATGAAAGATCTGATCCAGGACTTGCGTTATGGTTGGCGCCAGCTGTGGCAGAGTCCGGGGCTTACTCTCGCTGCGGTTCTTTGCATCGCTCTGGGCATTGGGGCTAATTCCGCAACCTTCAGCATTGCCAACGCCGTTCTGTGGCGCAAACCCATGGTGGGCGAGCCCGATCGTCTGGTACGGATTTTTGTAACCTGGTCGAGCGGGCTGAAATACGGCTCCTTTTCATATCCCGATTATGTCGACGTGCGCGACAGGAACGACGTCTTCACTGGGCTCGTCGCAAACAGCATCATGCCCTTCCACCTCACTGCAGGCGATCGCAATGAGAGGATCTGGGGAGCAGTTGTGTCGGGTAACTACTTCTCGGAATTAGGCTTGGAACCAATTCTTGGCCGGGCCTTCCTGCCTGAAGAGGACGGCATGCCGGGCGGCCGCCCGGTCGCCGTCATCAGTGATGGCCTCTGGCAACGCCGTTTCGGTGCCGACCGGGCTGTAATCGGCAGAACAGTACTGTTGAACGCCCGCCCATACACCATTATCGGGGTTGCGCCGAGAGGCTTTTATGGCACAAACACCGGCTTAGGCCAGGAAATTTGGGTACCCATCACGATGGTGGGGCAAATGGGAGACGAACGACGGGCCCTGACATCGCGCGGCAATCGCTGGATTCAGTCGATCATTGGCAGGCTGAAGCCCGGGATCACGATCGAGCAGGCAAGCGCTTCTGTGAACAGTTTGATGGTTCATTTGTCTGAGGAGTACCCCAACACCAACAAGGGTACCAGCGCTCAACTGCTCTGGGACGCTGACGCGAGCCTCCACCCGGAGGTGCGCGACGGATTCGTCAGGTTCATGCGACTCATGTTCGGGGTGGTTGGGGTCATCCTGCTGCTTTCCTGCACCAATGTTGCCGGCCTTTTGTTGGCCCGTTCCGCCTCGCGGCGCAAGGAGATCGGGATCCGGATGGCACTTGGGGCCAATCGTCTGCGCCTGATCCGCCAGCTGCTTTCCGAGAGTGTTCTGCTGTCGCTCTTAGCCGGCGGCGTCGGACTTCTCTTGGGGGTCTGGCTAATCGGGCTGGTTCGATCGTTCAGCCCGCCGAGTGATCTCCCCATCAGATTAGACATTGGCCTCGACGGGTCAGTGCTCGCCTTTACGTTTGTGGTCACGGTCGTCACGGGAGTCCTGTTCGGATCGACCCCCGCTCTTTCAACCACGAAGACCGATCTTGTCACTGTCTTGAAGGAAGGAAGCCCGGTGCAACTGGCCGGGGCTTCTCGATTGCGCCGGATTCTCGTGGCCGGCCAGGTAGCACTCTCGCTTGCCCTTCTGATTGCCGCCAGCCTGGTTGTGCGCAGCCTGCAGAATGCGCGCAATCTCGATCCCGGATTCAATCCGGAGCATCAGGTTGTTGCCGCCCTGGATCTGGGGCTGCAACAATATGACGAAGCCAAAGGCAGGCAGTTCATCCGGTCTCTCAGAGACCGGCTCAGGAGCTTGCCGGGTGTGGAAGCGGTTGGCTTTGCCGATAACCTGCCTCTGAGCCTCTCCAGTAGTCAGACGGGTGCGCGGCCAGAGGGTTATACTCCACCTCCGAGTGCGAACGACCCCCTCATCGATTATGCCACGGTCGACTATGGCTATTTTGCCGCCATGGGGATCCCGGTATTGCGCGGAAGGGGTTTCAGCGAGACCGACAACGTAAGTGCGCCCCCTGTAATCGTGATCAACGAGACCTTTGCGCAGCGCTTCTGGCCGGGGCAGGACCCGATCGGGAAGCATGTCAGGACCGGCAGAAAGGACCAGTTAGTCATTGGCGTCGTCAAGAACGGCAAGTATTTCAGTCTGGGTGAGGAACCCAAAGCCTTTTTATACCTTCCATTGGAGCAGAACCACCGAGCCAGTGTGTTCCTGCACGTGCGGACCGCCGTCGATCCCGATGGCTTTTTACAGACAGTTCGCAAAGAAGTACAAAGTCTCGACGACAAGCTGCCACTGGCCGACCTGAAGACGATGCACGCGGCTATGGGCTTTGCGTTGCTGCCGGCGCGCATGGCTGCCGGGGTCGTCTCCGCCTTCGCCTTTCTCGCCTTGTTTCTTGCGGCTGTCGGCCTTTACGGTGTGATGGCCTACTCCGTCAGCCAGAGCATTCGCGACATCGGCATCCGTATGGCCTTGGGCGCGCAGGCTGGCGATGTACTCAAACTGATCCTCGGCGGCGGCATGACCCTGACTTCGATCGGGTTGGGGATCGGGTTGGTGGTTGGTTTCTTTCTGACGGGCCTGATGAAGGGCCTGCTCTATGGAATCAGTCCCACTGATCCCCTGTCCTATGGTAGTGCCATCGCGGTGTTAGCCATGGTCGCTCTTCTGGCTGTTCTCCTGCCGGCGCGCCGGGCCACAAGAGTCGACCCGATGGTCGCTCTGCGGGAGTACTGA